In Chthonomonas sp., a single genomic region encodes these proteins:
- a CDS encoding ribulose-phosphate 3-epimerase — MKTLLAPSILSFDPAEFRPRIEEVCGLGADLIHLDVMDGQFVPPITFGADLAKRAVEIASCPVEAHLMTMTPERHFEAFANAGCFRIIFHVEAVIHSHRLCSELRAMGIEAGVAINPSTDVEALRPLLDVMDMALVMTVNPGWGGQALIPSCLEKVQRLRSWRPDLPIQVDGGIDDTTAATAKAAGANVFVVGSYLTRGPMESAVQALRSAWP, encoded by the coding sequence ATGAAGACGCTTCTGGCTCCTTCGATCCTGAGCTTTGACCCGGCGGAATTTCGGCCGCGGATCGAAGAGGTGTGCGGGCTGGGGGCAGACCTGATTCATTTGGATGTGATGGACGGTCAGTTCGTGCCACCGATCACCTTCGGAGCGGACTTGGCGAAGCGCGCTGTGGAGATCGCGAGTTGCCCGGTTGAGGCCCACCTGATGACGATGACCCCTGAGCGGCATTTCGAGGCGTTTGCGAATGCGGGCTGTTTTCGCATCATCTTTCACGTCGAGGCGGTCATCCACTCGCACCGACTGTGCTCCGAACTTCGCGCGATGGGGATTGAGGCAGGAGTCGCGATCAACCCGAGCACGGATGTCGAAGCTTTGCGCCCATTGCTGGACGTGATGGACATGGCACTGGTCATGACGGTGAATCCTGGATGGGGTGGCCAAGCGCTGATCCCGTCTTGTTTGGAAAAGGTGCAGCGCCTCAGAAGTTGGCGGCCAGACCTGCCGATCCAGGTAGATGGCGGAATAGACGACACGACCGCGGCGACAGCCAAGGCCGCCGGCGCGAATGTCTTTGTCGTCGGTAGCTACCTCACCCGTGGTCCCATGGAGAGCGCCGTACAGGCGTTGCGATCGGCATGGCCCTGA
- a CDS encoding KpsF/GutQ family sugar-phosphate isomerase has translation MTAFNSDLARSVIVDVLRAEGRALNELAASIDPAFVTAVQWLVECPGRVITCGIGKSGHIARKTAGTLSSTGTPSLFLHAAEAVHGDLGKVTADDIVLLYSHSGETDEVVNLFVPLGAIGARTILMTGRAESSAGRAASLVLDTGVREEACPNNLAPTTSTTAMLALSDALAIAAMTLRGFTREDFARYHPSGALGKRLLLTVGDVMRSGDDVAMVQPADAVVTVMRAITAAGAGAACVVDERRHLLGFISDGDLRRWFLESEDPRSGTASDMMNPTRWTLEPELMAIEALEVFQNLAKKVGEMPVVDADGTLLGLLVLKDLLRCGIV, from the coding sequence ATGACCGCGTTCAATTCTGACCTTGCGCGGTCGGTGATTGTCGACGTGCTTCGGGCCGAAGGTCGCGCTCTCAACGAACTTGCTGCATCGATCGATCCCGCTTTCGTGACGGCCGTCCAGTGGCTCGTCGAGTGCCCGGGCCGGGTCATCACGTGTGGCATCGGCAAGTCGGGACACATTGCTCGGAAGACGGCGGGAACGCTCAGTTCGACGGGAACGCCCTCGCTGTTCCTTCACGCGGCGGAAGCCGTCCATGGCGATCTGGGCAAAGTCACGGCGGACGACATCGTGCTGCTGTACTCGCACAGCGGCGAGACGGATGAAGTCGTCAACCTCTTCGTCCCGTTGGGGGCGATTGGTGCACGAACGATCCTGATGACTGGGCGAGCCGAATCAAGCGCGGGCCGAGCAGCGAGCTTGGTGCTCGATACGGGCGTTCGGGAAGAGGCGTGTCCGAACAACCTTGCGCCGACGACTTCGACCACCGCGATGCTCGCGCTCAGCGACGCCCTCGCGATCGCCGCGATGACACTGCGCGGGTTCACGCGTGAAGATTTTGCCCGGTACCACCCGAGCGGTGCGCTAGGGAAGCGGCTGCTGCTGACGGTCGGAGACGTCATGCGCTCGGGCGACGATGTGGCCATGGTTCAGCCTGCCGATGCGGTCGTCACCGTTATGCGGGCGATCACCGCGGCGGGTGCCGGTGCGGCGTGCGTCGTCGATGAACGGCGGCACTTGCTCGGGTTCATTTCCGATGGCGACCTGCGGCGATGGTTCCTCGAAAGCGAAGACCCGCGTTCGGGTACAGCCTCGGACATGATGAACCCCACCCGCTGGACGTTGGAGCCGGAACTCATGGCCATCGAGGCCCTAGAGGTGTTCCAGAACCTTGCGAAAAAGGTGGGCGAGATGCCCGTCGTCGATGCGGACGGCACCCTACTGGGGCTCCTCGTCCTCAAAGATTTGCTTCGCTGCGGCATCGTTTGA
- a CDS encoding PASTA domain-containing protein, with the protein MIGTLLRIRYEVIQELEEGPIFHAYRVRDRVAGREVKVRMIQPPFSEEPAFLDRVREVISISSALQHGSLERLMELDEHEGQPFIVSELPPGTQLQSKVRKLAPFSAHVAIGTAIGVCEALSVLHSENQCHGDVSSANVFVTQEGKVKLGLPGMWSAYASSRTAAAIVLPEMAPYMAPEVSQGAMLSPRSDIYGVGVMLFELLTAKYPFSADSPNSMAEKHATAPVPSLRMSNPGVPAILEEIVKKAMAKSPNDRYQDAQTMLSDLRVLQDALRFGKQISWPIRTTGPTPAPTPEPGPQLVAPKMSVIQKEPREARPTKKEEEIDLSDSLPRWLVALAYLAMLAILALIGVYLFWNVTSPKLVRVPNLVGQNAIQAGKDLEDLGLKLKVQEVVSDKPEGRILEIDPPADTRQKSGETIYAKVSGGRRIVEIPDVLGLEVREARDLLTKSNLKVEVKEVPSRDFSKGQVVRQNPKPRTQIEKGSTIQMFVSNGSRGSNEPSRGERRGYEMSFTLTAPIAVRVRIDMIDDNGTEQVYEEDHQPGDVITVRTAGYGDNVVFKIFYDGEFVAQRNAPKEQADAEART; encoded by the coding sequence ATGATCGGCACCCTGCTGCGCATCCGCTATGAAGTCATCCAGGAACTTGAAGAGGGTCCCATTTTCCACGCCTACCGCGTGCGAGACCGCGTGGCAGGCAGGGAAGTCAAAGTCCGGATGATTCAGCCTCCGTTCAGCGAGGAGCCGGCGTTTCTGGACCGAGTGCGCGAAGTGATCTCGATAAGCAGCGCCCTTCAGCATGGCTCCCTTGAGCGGCTGATGGAATTGGACGAGCACGAGGGCCAACCCTTCATCGTCAGTGAACTCCCGCCGGGCACGCAGCTTCAGAGCAAAGTCCGTAAGCTCGCGCCGTTCTCCGCTCACGTGGCTATTGGGACCGCAATCGGGGTTTGCGAGGCGTTGAGCGTGCTGCACTCCGAGAACCAGTGCCATGGCGACGTCAGCAGCGCGAACGTTTTTGTCACCCAGGAGGGCAAGGTGAAGCTGGGACTGCCTGGCATGTGGTCGGCCTACGCGAGCAGCCGCACCGCCGCAGCGATCGTGCTCCCCGAGATGGCTCCCTACATGGCGCCCGAAGTCTCGCAGGGGGCGATGCTGTCGCCGCGTTCCGACATCTACGGAGTCGGCGTGATGCTGTTCGAACTGCTGACCGCTAAGTACCCCTTTAGTGCAGACTCGCCGAACTCGATGGCGGAGAAGCACGCAACCGCACCGGTTCCGAGTCTGCGGATGTCCAACCCCGGTGTGCCCGCGATCCTCGAAGAAATCGTCAAGAAGGCGATGGCCAAATCGCCCAACGATCGGTACCAGGACGCTCAAACGATGCTGAGCGACCTCCGGGTACTGCAAGACGCACTGCGCTTTGGGAAGCAGATTTCTTGGCCGATTCGCACGACCGGCCCCACGCCCGCGCCGACACCCGAGCCTGGTCCGCAACTGGTCGCGCCAAAAATGAGCGTCATTCAGAAGGAGCCGCGCGAGGCTCGGCCAACCAAGAAAGAAGAGGAGATCGATTTGAGCGATTCGTTGCCACGGTGGCTCGTTGCGCTGGCGTATCTGGCCATGCTGGCGATTCTCGCGCTCATCGGCGTTTACCTTTTCTGGAACGTCACGTCTCCCAAGCTCGTGCGCGTACCGAACCTGGTGGGCCAGAACGCGATACAGGCGGGCAAGGACCTGGAAGACCTGGGTTTGAAGCTCAAGGTCCAGGAGGTCGTTAGTGATAAACCGGAGGGTCGCATCTTGGAGATTGATCCGCCCGCGGACACTCGGCAAAAGAGCGGCGAGACGATATACGCCAAGGTCAGTGGCGGCCGGCGAATCGTGGAAATCCCGGACGTTCTAGGGCTTGAGGTTCGCGAGGCTCGTGATCTGCTCACAAAGTCGAATCTGAAGGTTGAGGTGAAGGAGGTGCCGAGCCGCGACTTCAGCAAGGGGCAAGTCGTGCGGCAGAATCCGAAGCCAAGGACCCAGATCGAGAAGGGATCGACGATTCAGATGTTCGTGAGCAACGGTTCGCGCGGATCGAATGAGCCGTCACGCGGAGAGCGCCGCGGATACGAGATGTCGTTCACTCTGACTGCGCCCATCGCCGTCCGCGTTCGCATCGATATGATCGACGACAACGGGACCGAGCAAGTCTATGAAGAGGACCATCAGCCGGGCGACGTCATCACAGTCCGCACCGCAGGCTACGGTGACAATGTTGTTTTCAAGATTTTCTATGACGGGGAGTTTGTGGCACAGCGCAACGCGCCGAAGGAACAGGCAGACGCCGAGGCTCGAACATGA
- the aroB gene encoding 3-dehydroquinate synthase produces the protein MIVHHSRGSYPIEEQHFAEFLGSLPAEQPVFIDSSVAALWGHHLSHRLVYEVASGETSKSISEFERCLEWLAERRVTRDATLVAIGGGVVGDLVGFVAAAYMRGVQVVQVPTTLLAQVDSSVGGKVAVDLRGGKNLAGAFHPPVRVVVCPDALGTLAPRQLINGSAEVWKYGYIADSALLEELRRAPIAPGNPKMGEWVWRSIDIKRRIVEEDEFETTGLRATLNFGHTIGHSIEAELGYQDLLHGEAVAIGMVAEARLGEALGITPPGTAGDIERDMLSQGLPVAIPAVLDGERLLARMASDKKATQSGLAFSLIAGAGACKLCSEVDVRAVRRLLGLP, from the coding sequence GTGATCGTCCACCACTCGCGCGGATCCTATCCCATCGAAGAGCAGCACTTCGCCGAGTTTCTTGGAAGCTTGCCCGCCGAGCAGCCCGTCTTCATCGACTCCTCGGTCGCCGCGCTTTGGGGGCATCACCTTTCGCACCGCTTGGTGTATGAAGTCGCGTCGGGCGAGACTTCCAAGTCGATCTCTGAATTTGAGCGGTGTCTGGAGTGGTTGGCCGAACGCAGGGTCACTCGCGACGCGACGCTGGTCGCGATCGGCGGGGGCGTCGTTGGCGACCTCGTCGGATTCGTGGCAGCCGCGTACATGCGTGGCGTGCAAGTCGTCCAAGTTCCCACCACGCTTCTCGCCCAAGTCGATTCCTCGGTCGGTGGCAAGGTCGCGGTCGACCTTCGCGGCGGCAAAAATTTGGCCGGTGCGTTCCATCCTCCGGTTCGCGTGGTGGTTTGCCCGGACGCGCTCGGCACCCTCGCGCCTCGGCAGCTCATCAATGGCAGCGCGGAGGTCTGGAAGTACGGCTATATTGCGGATTCGGCGCTGCTGGAGGAACTGAGACGCGCTCCCATCGCACCCGGCAATCCGAAAATGGGCGAGTGGGTATGGCGCAGCATCGACATCAAGCGGAGGATCGTGGAGGAGGACGAGTTCGAAACGACCGGATTGCGGGCGACTTTGAACTTCGGTCACACGATCGGTCATTCGATCGAGGCCGAGCTCGGGTATCAAGATTTGCTCCACGGTGAGGCGGTCGCCATTGGCATGGTCGCGGAGGCGCGTCTTGGCGAAGCGCTGGGAATCACTCCCCCCGGGACAGCCGGGGACATTGAGCGCGACATGCTCTCGCAGGGGCTACCGGTTGCGATTCCTGCGGTGCTGGATGGCGAGCGGCTGCTGGCCCGGATGGCCAGCGACAAGAAGGCGACCCAATCCGGTCTCGCATTCAGTCTGATTGCCGGGGCCGGAGCGTGTAAACTTTGCAGCGAAGTCGACGTTCGGGCTGTGCGCCGACTGTTGGGCCTACCATGA
- the pdxT gene encoding pyridoxal 5'-phosphate synthase glutaminase subunit PdxT, with translation MSQTTVGIVTIQGDFEKHVKSLRALDPGMDIRGLKTPEDLQGVDRVIIPGGESTTVGMLMQRFGLGDALIERVRAGMPIWGTCMGLILLANEIEGHEQYSLSLLDVTVRRNAFGAQVHSFEDSVDFEGLPEPVLGVYIRAPIITRLGDGVQALSHYDGKCVAARQGHVIGTSFHPELTDDTRLHAWFLGL, from the coding sequence ATGAGCCAGACCACCGTCGGAATTGTCACCATCCAGGGCGACTTCGAGAAGCATGTTAAGTCGCTTCGTGCGCTGGACCCAGGCATGGATATCCGCGGGCTCAAGACTCCCGAGGACCTCCAAGGCGTCGATCGCGTCATCATTCCTGGCGGCGAGAGCACCACGGTCGGCATGCTCATGCAGCGGTTTGGCCTCGGGGATGCGCTCATCGAGCGTGTCCGAGCCGGAATGCCCATCTGGGGCACGTGCATGGGCCTCATCCTGCTTGCCAACGAGATTGAGGGCCACGAGCAATACAGCCTCTCGCTGCTGGACGTGACGGTAAGGCGCAACGCCTTCGGGGCCCAGGTGCACAGCTTCGAGGATTCGGTCGATTTCGAGGGGTTGCCCGAACCCGTTCTCGGCGTTTACATCCGCGCACCGATCATCACTCGGCTCGGTGACGGAGTTCAGGCACTCTCACACTACGACGGCAAGTGCGTCGCCGCGCGCCAAGGCCACGTGATCGGGACTTCATTCCATCCAGAACTAACGGATGACACGCGTCTGCACGCCTGGTTCCTGGGGCTCTAA
- the rocF gene encoding arginase, with protein sequence MLDLIGVPFDLCGRSRGSALGPVAMRIAGLHEALTDLRLEWRDLGDLETEPDPEPITQDGLRNFAGAVSSYELVKQTVRDSILSGNVPVVMAGDHSNSIGSISGALEATNGELSVLWIDAHADLNTPESSPSGNLHGMPVAALLGLPANSDGILGAQWRHLIECVIPMTRLKRDHIAWLGLRAVDHGERMIISTLSGCFATTMQDIDRHRVDRVVDAFVHWMKARKGQKLWISFDVDVLDPVFAGGTGTAVMGGLSYREGHFLAELLHQAAMTHDIELVGLDVVEVNPLLDANNMTAKFAVEWLCSLFGKQILEGHDRVQF encoded by the coding sequence ATGTTGGACCTGATCGGCGTTCCGTTTGATCTGTGTGGCCGATCCCGGGGGAGCGCACTCGGGCCCGTCGCCATGCGCATTGCCGGACTGCACGAGGCCCTCACTGACTTGCGGCTCGAGTGGCGAGACCTCGGCGATCTGGAGACCGAACCGGACCCGGAACCAATTACCCAGGACGGCCTACGGAACTTCGCAGGCGCGGTGTCTTCGTACGAACTCGTCAAGCAGACGGTTCGCGATTCGATTTTGAGTGGGAACGTCCCCGTCGTGATGGCTGGTGATCACAGCAACTCCATCGGTTCGATCTCGGGTGCCCTCGAAGCGACGAACGGCGAACTGAGTGTCCTCTGGATCGATGCTCATGCCGACCTCAATACCCCCGAAAGCTCGCCCAGCGGCAACCTCCACGGGATGCCGGTGGCCGCGCTGCTTGGCCTGCCTGCGAACTCGGATGGAATCCTGGGAGCCCAGTGGCGACACCTGATCGAGTGCGTGATCCCCATGACGCGGCTGAAACGGGACCACATCGCGTGGCTCGGCCTGCGCGCGGTGGATCACGGCGAGCGGATGATTATCTCGACACTCTCGGGCTGCTTTGCGACGACGATGCAAGACATCGACCGTCATCGCGTGGACCGAGTGGTGGATGCGTTTGTGCACTGGATGAAGGCACGCAAGGGCCAAAAACTTTGGATCAGCTTTGATGTGGACGTCTTGGACCCGGTGTTTGCCGGAGGGACGGGCACGGCCGTGATGGGAGGGCTGAGCTACCGGGAGGGCCACTTCCTGGCTGAGCTGCTGCATCAAGCCGCTATGACGCACGACATAGAACTCGTTGGGTTGGATGTCGTCGAAGTGAATCCGCTTCTCGACGCCAACAATATGACGGCCAAGTTTGCGGTCGAATGGCTTTGCTCGCTCTTCGGCAAGCAGATCCTTGAGGGGCATGACCGCGTTCAATTCTGA
- a CDS encoding DUF5009 domain-containing protein encodes MSLDVFRGFNIVLMLLVNNIALDVYTPDQLMHGPWNQGMRIADLVFPWFLLCVGLSIPFAEAAAVKRGFTERDLVRRIWKRGAVIFFWGLVLSSALEKKPVFTLGVLQLIALAFVAGSFICRLRPRTQAILCGGLLVGYGLFASLTPFPGGPAFEEGANVFNWLNSLSFFEVTRLKGLTSVIPTAPLVVIGAWAAGVVRREDLDFPEKLRWLVTRGAALMLAGALWNFWLPYNKPVWTPSYILMSGGLGLVVLAGFFAWFDGSWERHRSAQAEGARVWVYFGSNALLAYVLPILVKLLWFKAWTLPSPSGRAEMHAAALEWLKLWFGPIWGGSMYTAGYIGAFWLLFAWFYQRKLFLKA; translated from the coding sequence TTGTCCCTTGATGTTTTCCGGGGGTTCAACATCGTACTGATGCTCCTCGTGAACAACATCGCACTGGACGTCTACACCCCCGACCAGCTCATGCATGGCCCCTGGAATCAGGGGATGCGAATCGCCGATCTGGTCTTTCCGTGGTTCCTCTTGTGTGTGGGGCTGAGCATCCCCTTCGCAGAGGCGGCGGCAGTAAAGCGAGGGTTTACCGAGCGGGATTTAGTGCGTCGCATCTGGAAGCGCGGGGCGGTGATTTTCTTCTGGGGGTTGGTGCTGAGCAGTGCGCTGGAGAAGAAACCGGTCTTCACTCTGGGCGTCCTTCAACTTATCGCGCTGGCATTCGTTGCGGGGTCATTCATTTGCCGTTTGCGCCCGCGGACGCAAGCCATCCTGTGCGGGGGATTACTCGTGGGTTACGGGCTGTTTGCCAGCCTCACACCGTTCCCCGGCGGCCCCGCGTTCGAGGAGGGAGCGAACGTCTTCAATTGGCTGAACTCACTGAGCTTCTTTGAGGTCACCCGCCTCAAAGGGTTAACATCGGTGATTCCGACCGCCCCGCTCGTGGTGATCGGCGCATGGGCGGCGGGGGTCGTGCGGCGCGAGGACTTAGATTTCCCAGAGAAGCTTCGGTGGCTGGTGACGCGTGGGGCGGCGCTGATGCTGGCGGGCGCACTGTGGAATTTCTGGTTGCCCTACAACAAGCCCGTTTGGACGCCATCTTACATCCTCATGTCGGGTGGGCTCGGGCTGGTCGTCCTGGCGGGGTTTTTCGCCTGGTTTGATGGATCGTGGGAGCGACATCGTTCTGCGCAGGCGGAGGGGGCGCGTGTCTGGGTGTACTTCGGCTCCAACGCCTTGCTTGCGTACGTCCTGCCCATTCTCGTGAAGCTGCTGTGGTTCAAAGCGTGGACGCTCCCGAGTCCATCGGGACGAGCCGAGATGCACGCAGCGGCCCTGGAGTGGCTGAAGTTGTGGTTCGGGCCGATCTGGGGCGGCAGCATGTACACTGCGGGGTACATCGGAGCGTTTTGGCTACTCTTCGCGTGGTTCTACCAGCGTAAGCTCTTCCTGAAGGCTTAG
- the ribD gene encoding bifunctional diaminohydroxyphosphoribosylaminopyrimidine deaminase/5-amino-6-(5-phosphoribosylamino)uracil reductase RibD, producing the protein MNDHAHWTMMRQAIDLSRQGFTAPNPHVGCVIVRDGVVVGTGFHDHAGGAHAEVVALQAAGEAARGADVYVTLEPCVHHGRTPPCTEALIAAGVRRVFVAVADPNPRAGGGVQVLREAGIEVEVGQCGEEAAAANEPFLFAHREARPFVAVKAAITLDGYLARPDGTSQWITGPEAREEGHRLRARMGAVCVGRATVEQDNPALTARVPGVVNQPLRVILDPTAMLPRTATVFADENHWHVTGSVDLHAILAGLRERGHIGLLVEGGGHTIGSFLRADLVDRIHLFVAPTLFLEGRTWTGTGPAVDITERFKLRRTHSWGPDIELVYERLNGQ; encoded by the coding sequence ATGAACGACCACGCACATTGGACGATGATGCGGCAGGCGATCGACCTTAGTCGCCAAGGGTTTACTGCGCCCAACCCCCACGTCGGCTGCGTGATCGTCCGCGACGGCGTCGTTGTGGGGACCGGATTTCACGACCATGCGGGTGGAGCCCATGCCGAAGTGGTCGCGCTCCAAGCAGCGGGTGAAGCGGCACGCGGAGCCGACGTATACGTGACGCTCGAGCCGTGCGTGCACCACGGACGAACACCACCCTGCACCGAGGCCCTGATCGCGGCGGGAGTGCGCCGGGTGTTTGTCGCGGTCGCAGATCCGAACCCGCGCGCCGGAGGCGGAGTCCAAGTGCTCCGCGAGGCGGGGATCGAAGTCGAGGTCGGGCAGTGCGGCGAAGAGGCAGCCGCTGCGAATGAACCGTTCTTGTTTGCTCACCGCGAAGCCCGTCCGTTTGTAGCGGTCAAGGCCGCGATCACGTTGGACGGTTACCTTGCCCGACCCGATGGGACAAGTCAGTGGATCACCGGTCCCGAGGCGCGTGAGGAGGGGCACCGGCTGCGTGCCCGCATGGGCGCGGTCTGCGTCGGCCGGGCGACCGTCGAGCAGGACAACCCGGCGTTGACGGCGCGCGTCCCGGGGGTGGTCAACCAACCGCTGCGCGTGATTCTCGACCCGACGGCGATGCTCCCAAGGACAGCCACTGTATTCGCGGACGAGAACCATTGGCATGTGACCGGGAGTGTCGACCTACACGCCATCCTCGCGGGGCTGAGGGAGCGCGGACACATTGGGTTGCTCGTGGAAGGTGGGGGCCACACGATCGGCTCGTTCTTGCGCGCGGATCTGGTCGATCGGATCCACCTCTTTGTCGCGCCGACACTGTTCTTGGAGGGTCGAACTTGGACCGGTACCGGACCGGCGGTTGACATCACTGAGCGGTTCAAGCTGAGGAGAACTCATAGTTGGGGCCCCGACATAGAGCTTGTGTACGAGCGACTCAACGGACAGTAG
- a CDS encoding polysaccharide deacetylase family protein produces the protein MSGQHRRLSGSVAGTPMIPVLLHGLVHRMRKITPAASLKLCTLSISLTVTVVAHASMGPWAAWLSSRSVQIEDGQVVDRSHFPVDRTGTMLPLKNLAVMQRSDPYWISAKREFEAPRPATDARTEPRIWVIYGGPTGAKKIALTFDDGPKEPNNSETLAALRAVNVRATFFLVGKMVRRYPEGARAIAVAGHEIANHSFSHATLSQVSYEDASVDYMAANLAIRDACGVTPVWCRPPGGKRDHAVYRAASRAGLKTALWTSDPLDFQQPAQDVLLGRMVRDLQPGAVYLLHNGARQTFAVLPDFVRIAHEQGYEFVTLSELFSEGKPSAASARP, from the coding sequence TTGAGCGGTCAACATCGACGGCTCTCCGGCAGCGTCGCCGGAACCCCCATGATCCCCGTGCTGTTGCATGGATTGGTCCACCGTATGCGCAAGATTACACCCGCCGCGAGCCTCAAGCTCTGCACTCTGAGCATTTCGCTCACAGTGACGGTTGTTGCGCATGCCTCCATGGGACCCTGGGCCGCCTGGCTAAGCTCCCGCTCTGTCCAGATCGAGGACGGTCAGGTCGTCGACCGGTCGCACTTCCCCGTGGACAGAACTGGCACCATGTTGCCACTCAAGAATCTTGCGGTCATGCAACGCTCAGACCCGTATTGGATCAGTGCGAAGCGTGAATTTGAAGCCCCCCGACCCGCGACGGATGCGCGCACCGAGCCCCGAATATGGGTCATTTATGGCGGACCCACGGGCGCAAAGAAGATCGCCCTGACGTTCGACGACGGCCCCAAGGAGCCCAACAACTCCGAGACCCTCGCCGCGCTCCGCGCGGTCAACGTACGCGCAACATTCTTTCTTGTCGGCAAGATGGTACGCCGCTACCCGGAGGGGGCACGCGCGATCGCGGTCGCCGGACACGAAATCGCCAACCACAGTTTCAGCCACGCCACGCTCAGCCAAGTGTCGTACGAGGATGCCTCGGTCGACTACATGGCCGCCAACCTAGCGATCCGAGATGCGTGCGGCGTGACCCCCGTCTGGTGCCGCCCACCCGGTGGCAAGCGTGACCACGCGGTCTACCGGGCAGCTAGCCGAGCAGGCCTCAAGACGGCGCTGTGGACGAGCGACCCGCTCGACTTTCAACAGCCTGCGCAAGACGTGCTCCTGGGTCGCATGGTGCGGGACCTACAGCCTGGCGCGGTCTACTTGCTACACAACGGAGCACGACAGACGTTCGCGGTGCTGCCCGACTTCGTCCGAATAGCCCACGAGCAAGGCTACGAATTTGTCACTTTGAGTGAGCTTTTCTCAGAAGGCAAACCATCTGCCGCTAGCGCAAGGCCATAA
- the ftsZ gene encoding cell division protein FtsZ: MQAINLFDMQATIKVIGIGGAGGNAVNRMIAENVSGVQFVSLNTDAQALDSSQAGVKLQIGEKATRGLGAGGDPSVGAAAAHESEKAIAEILADTDMVFITAGMGGGTGTGGAPIVAKMAREKGILTVGVVTKPFLFEGPRRRKLAADGAERLRAEVDTMITVPNDRLLNVVDKRTTMQQAFAAADDVLRQGVQGISDIILLPGLINVDFADVCTVLREAGVALMGMGRGMGEQRARLAAQTAANSPLLETSIYGAKKLLVNITAGKNFSIGEAHEAMEYLQQYADLEDAEIFMGHVTKETEHDEVFITVLAAGMPEGAQQLDPQVFMGNAGAVRSEVRVAPVASGMTSAPPPITMDEIDLDIPTFLRRQKLGS, encoded by the coding sequence ATGCAAGCGATTAACCTCTTTGATATGCAGGCCACCATTAAGGTGATCGGCATTGGCGGGGCAGGCGGCAACGCCGTGAACCGCATGATTGCCGAGAACGTAAGTGGTGTTCAGTTCGTCAGCCTCAACACAGACGCCCAGGCGCTGGATAGCAGCCAGGCGGGTGTGAAACTTCAGATCGGTGAGAAGGCAACTCGCGGCCTTGGTGCGGGCGGTGATCCCAGCGTGGGTGCCGCTGCGGCCCATGAGAGTGAGAAGGCAATCGCCGAGATCCTCGCCGATACCGACATGGTCTTCATCACGGCCGGTATGGGCGGTGGTACAGGCACCGGTGGTGCACCCATCGTCGCCAAGATGGCGCGCGAGAAGGGGATTCTGACCGTCGGCGTCGTCACCAAGCCGTTCCTCTTCGAGGGCCCTCGCCGACGAAAGCTCGCCGCGGACGGAGCCGAACGACTGCGCGCCGAAGTCGACACCATGATCACGGTGCCGAACGACCGGTTGCTGAACGTGGTGGACAAGCGCACGACGATGCAGCAGGCCTTTGCCGCCGCGGATGACGTACTGCGCCAGGGCGTCCAGGGGATCAGTGACATCATCTTGCTGCCCGGTCTCATCAACGTGGACTTTGCCGACGTGTGCACGGTGCTGCGCGAAGCCGGAGTGGCGCTCATGGGTATGGGGCGAGGTATGGGCGAGCAGCGCGCGCGGTTGGCCGCGCAGACTGCCGCGAATAGCCCCTTGCTGGAGACCAGCATCTACGGCGCAAAGAAACTGCTGGTGAACATCACCGCGGGCAAGAACTTCAGCATCGGCGAAGCGCACGAAGCGATGGAGTATCTGCAACAATACGCCGACCTGGAAGATGCGGAAATCTTCATGGGCCACGTGACCAAGGAGACCGAGCACGACGAAGTCTTCATCACGGTGCTCGCAGCGGGCATGCCCGAAGGTGCGCAGCAGCTTGATCCTCAGGTCTTCATGGGGAACGCGGGTGCCGTCCGCTCGGAAGTCCGGGTTGCACCGGTCGCTTCGGGGATGACCTCGGCTCCTCCGCCGATTACGATGGACGAGATCGACTTGGACATCCCGACCTTCTTGCGGAGGCAGAAGCTCGGAAGCTGA